A region of Gemmatimonadaceae bacterium DNA encodes the following proteins:
- a CDS encoding M20/M25/M40 family metallo-hydrolase: MYRRSVFAVLAFLVLGSALPGQAPEKLDYTMLGRIREEGLQRSQVMETLSWLADVHGPRLTGSPGFKGAGAFAVDRMTKWGLANVKYEPWAMGRSWSLERFSGHMIEPQIQPLIGYPKAWTPGTNGVVTGDVVQVIINTQADMEKVKGTLRGKIVLPQRARDVRLLDGPIVLRMGEKEKAEAESTPVPTTAGPGRGPGGAGGGAVSPAQLNKFWVDEGVIAVLDRGSDSDMSAGGSDMSWQTQRVDGGTVFVGSGGSREPNAPAVPVQVTLAVEHYNRMVRILEKGVPVKVELDVRVKFHEEMTPQAFNIVAEIPGTDPVLKDEVVMIGAHFDSWHAGTGATDNAAGSAAMMEAMRILKTLGVRPRRTIRIALWGGEEMGLMGAREYVKQHFADPATMQLRPDHAKISAYYNIDNGTGKIRGIWMQSNYGVSPIFRQWIEPLKDLDVNTLGPRSVGSTDHAAFDAVGIPGFQFIQERLEYNSRTHHSNMDTVDHVQAADMKQMATVVAWFAYNTAMRDEKLPRKAAPTTRVAQ, translated from the coding sequence ATGTATCGCCGTTCCGTCTTCGCTGTCCTCGCGTTCCTCGTCCTCGGGTCGGCCCTGCCTGGTCAGGCGCCCGAGAAACTCGACTACACCATGCTGGGCCGCATCCGCGAGGAGGGGCTGCAGCGCTCGCAGGTGATGGAGACGCTGTCCTGGCTGGCGGACGTGCACGGCCCACGCCTCACCGGTAGCCCCGGCTTCAAGGGCGCCGGAGCCTTCGCCGTCGACCGCATGACGAAGTGGGGGCTCGCCAACGTGAAGTACGAGCCATGGGCCATGGGGCGCTCCTGGTCGTTGGAGCGGTTCAGCGGCCACATGATCGAACCGCAGATCCAGCCGTTGATCGGCTACCCCAAAGCCTGGACGCCGGGCACCAACGGCGTCGTCACCGGCGACGTGGTGCAGGTGATCATCAACACACAGGCCGACATGGAGAAGGTGAAGGGCACGCTGCGCGGCAAGATCGTGCTGCCGCAACGCGCCCGAGACGTCCGGTTGCTCGACGGACCGATCGTGCTGCGCATGGGCGAAAAGGAGAAGGCCGAGGCCGAGTCGACGCCGGTGCCGACGACCGCGGGACCGGGGCGCGGGCCGGGCGGCGCCGGTGGCGGTGCGGTGTCGCCGGCACAGCTCAACAAGTTCTGGGTCGACGAGGGTGTGATCGCCGTCCTCGATCGCGGGTCTGACAGCGACATGTCAGCCGGTGGATCCGACATGTCGTGGCAGACGCAGCGCGTCGACGGCGGCACTGTGTTTGTAGGTTCCGGCGGCAGCCGGGAGCCCAATGCTCCGGCGGTCCCGGTCCAGGTCACGCTCGCCGTGGAGCACTACAATCGCATGGTGCGTATCCTCGAGAAGGGCGTGCCGGTGAAGGTGGAGCTCGATGTGCGCGTGAAGTTCCACGAGGAGATGACGCCACAGGCGTTCAACATCGTCGCCGAGATTCCTGGCACGGACCCGGTACTCAAGGACGAGGTCGTGATGATTGGCGCCCACTTCGACTCCTGGCACGCCGGCACGGGCGCCACGGACAACGCGGCCGGCAGCGCGGCGATGATGGAGGCCATGCGCATCCTCAAGACGCTGGGCGTGCGCCCGCGTCGCACGATCCGCATTGCGCTCTGGGGCGGCGAAGAAATGGGCCTCATGGGCGCGCGCGAATACGTCAAGCAGCACTTTGCCGACCCGGCCACCATGCAGCTCAGGCCCGACCACGCCAAGATCTCGGCCTACTACAACATCGACAACGGGACCGGCAAGATCCGCGGGATCTGGATGCAGTCCAACTACGGAGTGTCACCCATCTTCCGTCAGTGGATCGAACCGCTCAAGGACCTCGACGTCAACACGCTCGGGCCCCGCAGCGTGGGAAGCACCGACCACGCGGCCTTCGATGCGGTCGGCATTCCCGGTTTCCAGTTCATCCAGGAGCGGCTCGAGTACAACTCACGCACTCACCACTCGAACATGGACACCGTGGACCACGTCCAGGCAGCCGACATGAAGCAGATGGCGACGGTCGTGGCGTGGTTTGCATATAACACGGCAATGCGCGACGAGAAGTTGCCGCGCAAGGCCGCACCCACCACCCGCGTCGCGCAATGA